The following coding sequences lie in one Arabidopsis thaliana chromosome 3, partial sequence genomic window:
- the UMAMIT47 gene encoding nodulin MtN21 /EamA-like transporter family protein, which translates to MYVITGGIGIEYSNPTLASAIGNIVPALTFILAVIFRMEKVSFKERSSVAKVMGTILSLIGAFVVIFYHGPRVFVASSPPYLNFRQLSPPLSSSKSDWLIGGAILTIQGIFVSVSFILQTHIMREYPEAFTVSILYILCISIVTSMIGLVVEKNNPSIWIIHFDITLFTIVTTGIITSVYYVIHSWAIRHKRPLYLAIFKPLSILIAVVMGTIFLNDSLYLGCLIGGILITLGFYVVMWGKANEEKNKLLSFSGKEKTPLLLSGKNDQI; encoded by the exons ATGTATGTTATTACAGGAGGCATAGGCATCGAATACAGCAACCCAACCTTAGCCTCCGCCATAGGCAATATTGTTCCTGCTCTTACCTTCATCCTCGCTGTTATCTTcag GATGGAGAAAGTATCATTCAAAGAAAGGAGCAGTGTAGCCAAAGTGATGGGGACGATACTGTCACTAATAGGCGCATTTGTGGTGATTTTCTACCACGGTCCACGTGTCTTTGTCGCATCTTCTCCACCATATCTAAACTTCCGTCAGCTTTCTCCACCGTTGTCATCGTCAAAGTCTGATTGGCTCATCGGAGGAGCTATTCTTACCATACAAGGCATCTtcgtttctgtttcttttattctCCAG ACACATATAATGAGAGAATATCCTGAAGCATTCACAGTCTCCATTCTCTACATTCTATGTATTTCAATCGTGACCTCAATGATTGGACTAGTAGTCGAAAAGAACAACCCAAGCATTTGGATCATTCATTTCGATATTACATTGTTTACAATTGTTACTACg GGAATAATAACTTCAGTATACTATGTGATTCATTCATGGGCAATACGTCACAAAAGACCTCTATACTTAGCGATATTTAAGCCTCTGTCTATTTTGATAGCAGTGGTTATGGGGACCATTTTTCTCAACGATTCTCTCTATCTCGGATG TTTGATTGGAGGAATTTTGATAACATTAGGCTTTTATGTTGTGATGTGGGGCAAAGCAAACgaagagaagaacaagttGTTATCATTTtcaggaaaagagaaaacccCTCTTCTATTGAGCGGCAAAAACGACcaaatttaa
- the UMAMIT45 gene encoding nodulin MtN21 /EamA-like transporter family protein has translation MARTVSLWRREAVFLTAMLATETGVVGISTLFKVATSKGLNLYAFLGYSYLLASLLLLPSLFFTDRSRSLPPLSLSILSKIGLLGLLGSMYVITGYIGIEYSSPTLASAISNITPALTFILAIIFRMEKVSFKERSSVAKVMGTILSLIGALVVVLYHGPRVFVASSPPYINFRQLSPPLSSSNSDWLIGGALLTIRDIFVSVSFILQAKIMSTYPAAFTVSFLYIVSVSIVTSMIGLVVEKNNPSVWIIRFDITLITIVTMVRCT, from the exons ATGGCCCGGACAGTAAGTCTCTGGCGGAGAGAGGCCGTGTTCTTGACGGCCATGCTGGCGACAGAAACCGGCGTAGTCGGAATAAGTACTTTGTTTAAAGTAGCAACTTCAAAGGGACTCAATCTTTACGCTTTCCTCGGCTATTCTtatcttcttgcttctctccttcttcttccttctctgttCTTCACCGACAG GTCAAGATCACTTCCTCCACTAAGTTTGTCAATACTTTCTAAAATAGGACTTCTTGGATTGCTAGG ATCAATGTATGTGATCACAGGATACATAGGCATCGAATACAGCAGCCCAACCTTAGCCTCTGCCATTAGCAATATCACTCCTGCTCTTACCTTCATCCTCGCCATTATCTTCAG AATGGAAAAAGTATCTTTCAAAGAAAGGAGCAGTGTAGCCAAAGTGATGGGGACGATATTGTCGTTAATAGGCGCACTTGTTGTGGTTCTCTACCATGGTCCACGTGTCTTTGTTGCATCTTCTCCGCCGTATATAAACTTCCGTCAGCTTTCTCCGCCGTTATCATCTTCAAATTCAGATTGGCTCATCGGCGGAGCTCTTCTTACCATAAGAGAcatctttgtttctgtttctttcattctcCAG GCAAAAATAATGAGTACATATCCAGCAGCATTCACAGTCTCCTTCCTCTACATTGTATCGGTTTCAATCGTGACTTCAATGATTGGACTAGTAGTGGAAAAGAACAATCCAAGCGTTTGGATCATTCGATTTGATATTACTTTGATAACAATTGTAACTATGGTACGTtgtacataa
- the UMAMIT45 gene encoding nodulin MtN21 /EamA-like transporter family protein, protein MARTVSLWRREAVFLTAMLATETGVVGISTLFKVATSKGLNLYAFLGYSYLLASLLLLPSLFFTDRSRSLPPLSLSILSKIGLLGLLGSMYVITGYIGIEYSSPTLASAISNITPALTFILAIIFRMEKVSFKERSSVAKVMGTILSLIGALVVVLYHGPRVFVASSPPYINFRQLSPPLSSSNSDWLIGGALLTIRDIFVSVSFILQVQIFVLIHNRNNTKCWICSMQKRLILLSEAEFLKYNRLNRGKLVQP, encoded by the exons ATGGCCCGGACAGTAAGTCTCTGGCGGAGAGAGGCCGTGTTCTTGACGGCCATGCTGGCGACAGAAACCGGCGTAGTCGGAATAAGTACTTTGTTTAAAGTAGCAACTTCAAAGGGACTCAATCTTTACGCTTTCCTCGGCTATTCTtatcttcttgcttctctccttcttcttccttctctgttCTTCACCGACAG GTCAAGATCACTTCCTCCACTAAGTTTGTCAATACTTTCTAAAATAGGACTTCTTGGATTGCTAGG ATCAATGTATGTGATCACAGGATACATAGGCATCGAATACAGCAGCCCAACCTTAGCCTCTGCCATTAGCAATATCACTCCTGCTCTTACCTTCATCCTCGCCATTATCTTCAG AATGGAAAAAGTATCTTTCAAAGAAAGGAGCAGTGTAGCCAAAGTGATGGGGACGATATTGTCGTTAATAGGCGCACTTGTTGTGGTTCTCTACCATGGTCCACGTGTCTTTGTTGCATCTTCTCCGCCGTATATAAACTTCCGTCAGCTTTCTCCGCCGTTATCATCTTCAAATTCAGATTGGCTCATCGGCGGAGCTCTTCTTACCATAAGAGAcatctttgtttctgtttctttcattctcCAGGtacaaatttttgttcttatacaTAATAGAAATAATACAAAGTGTTGGATATGTTCCATGCAAAAGAGACTAATTTTGTTATCGGAGgcagaatttttaaaatacaacaGACTTAACCGAGGAAAATTAGTTCAACCGTAA
- the UMAMIT47 gene encoding nodulin MtN21 /EamA-like transporter family protein (nodulin MtN21 /EamA-like transporter family protein; FUNCTIONS IN: molecular_function unknown; INVOLVED IN: biological_process unknown; LOCATED IN: membrane; EXPRESSED IN: 21 plant structures; EXPRESSED DURING: 13 growth stages; CONTAINS InterPro DOMAIN/s: Protein of unknown function DUF6, transmembrane (InterPro:IPR000620); BEST Arabidopsis thaliana protein match is: nodulin MtN21 /EamA-like transporter family protein (TAIR:AT3G28070.1).): MAGAVSLWRREAVFLTAMLAGETSIVGLSTLFKVATSKGLNIYPFLSYSYLLASLLLLPSLFFTNRSRSLPPLSASILSKIGLLGFLGSMYVITGGIGIEYSNPTLASAIGNIVPALTFILAVIFRMEKVSFKERSSVAKVMGTILSLIGAFVVIFYHGPRVFVASSPPYLNFRQLSPPLSSSKSDWLIGGAILTIQGIFVSVSFILQGIITSVYYVIHSWAIRHKRPLYLAIFKPLSILIAVVMGTIFLNDSLYLGCLIGGILITLGFYVVMWGKANEEKNKLLSFSGKEKTPLLLSGKNDQI; this comes from the exons ATGGCCGGAGCAGTAAGCCTTTGGCGGAGAGAGGCCGTGTTCTTGACGGCGATGCTGGCAGGCGAAACCAGCATCGTCGGACTAAGTACTCTGTTTAAGGTAGCAACTTCAAAGGGACTCAACATTTACCCTTTCCTCAGCTATTCTtatcttcttgcttctcttctccttcttccttctctgttCTTCACCAACAG GTCAAGATCACTTCCTCCACTAAGTGCCTCAATACTCTCTAAGATTGGACTTCTTGGCTTTCTAGG atcAATGTATGTTATTACAGGAGGCATAGGCATCGAATACAGCAACCCAACCTTAGCCTCCGCCATAGGCAATATTGTTCCTGCTCTTACCTTCATCCTCGCTGTTATCTTcag GATGGAGAAAGTATCATTCAAAGAAAGGAGCAGTGTAGCCAAAGTGATGGGGACGATACTGTCACTAATAGGCGCATTTGTGGTGATTTTCTACCACGGTCCACGTGTCTTTGTCGCATCTTCTCCACCATATCTAAACTTCCGTCAGCTTTCTCCACCGTTGTCATCGTCAAAGTCTGATTGGCTCATCGGAGGAGCTATTCTTACCATACAAGGCATCTtcgtttctgtttcttttattctCCAG GGAATAATAACTTCAGTATACTATGTGATTCATTCATGGGCAATACGTCACAAAAGACCTCTATACTTAGCGATATTTAAGCCTCTGTCTATTTTGATAGCAGTGGTTATGGGGACCATTTTTCTCAACGATTCTCTCTATCTCGGATG TTTGATTGGAGGAATTTTGATAACATTAGGCTTTTATGTTGTGATGTGGGGCAAAGCAAACgaagagaagaacaagttGTTATCATTTtcaggaaaagagaaaacccCTCTTCTATTGAGCGGCAAAAACGACcaaatttaa
- the UMAMIT47 gene encoding nodulin MtN21 /EamA-like transporter family protein (nodulin MtN21 /EamA-like transporter family protein; FUNCTIONS IN: molecular_function unknown; INVOLVED IN: biological_process unknown; LOCATED IN: membrane; EXPRESSED IN: 21 plant structures; EXPRESSED DURING: 13 growth stages; CONTAINS InterPro DOMAIN/s: Protein of unknown function DUF6, transmembrane (InterPro:IPR000620); BEST Arabidopsis thaliana protein match is: nodulin MtN21 /EamA-like transporter family protein (TAIR:AT3G28070.1); Has 2511 Blast hits to 2503 proteins in 449 species: Archae - 13; Bacteria - 1080; Metazoa - 6; Fungi - 0; Plants - 1195; Viruses - 0; Other Eukaryotes - 217 (source: NCBI BLink).) — translation MAGAVSLWRREAVFLTAMLAGETSIVGLSTLFKVATSKGLNIYPFLSYSYLLASLLLLPSLFFTNRSRSLPPLSASILSKIGLLGFLGSMYVITGGIGIEYSNPTLASAIGNIVPALTFILAVIFRMEKVSFKERSSVAKVMGTILSLIGAFVVIFYHGPRVFVASSPPYLNFRQLSPPLSSSKSDWLIGGAILTIQGIFVSVSFILQTHIMREYPEAFTVSILYILCISIVTSMIGLVVEKNNPSIWIIHFDITLFTIVTTGIITSVYYVIHSWAIRHKRPLYLAIFKPLSILIAVVMGTIFLNDSLYLGCLIGGILITLGFYVVMWGKANEEKNKLLSFSGKEKTPLLLSGKNDQI, via the exons ATGGCCGGAGCAGTAAGCCTTTGGCGGAGAGAGGCCGTGTTCTTGACGGCGATGCTGGCAGGCGAAACCAGCATCGTCGGACTAAGTACTCTGTTTAAGGTAGCAACTTCAAAGGGACTCAACATTTACCCTTTCCTCAGCTATTCTtatcttcttgcttctcttctccttcttccttctctgttCTTCACCAACAG GTCAAGATCACTTCCTCCACTAAGTGCCTCAATACTCTCTAAGATTGGACTTCTTGGCTTTCTAGG atcAATGTATGTTATTACAGGAGGCATAGGCATCGAATACAGCAACCCAACCTTAGCCTCCGCCATAGGCAATATTGTTCCTGCTCTTACCTTCATCCTCGCTGTTATCTTcag GATGGAGAAAGTATCATTCAAAGAAAGGAGCAGTGTAGCCAAAGTGATGGGGACGATACTGTCACTAATAGGCGCATTTGTGGTGATTTTCTACCACGGTCCACGTGTCTTTGTCGCATCTTCTCCACCATATCTAAACTTCCGTCAGCTTTCTCCACCGTTGTCATCGTCAAAGTCTGATTGGCTCATCGGAGGAGCTATTCTTACCATACAAGGCATCTtcgtttctgtttcttttattctCCAG ACACATATAATGAGAGAATATCCTGAAGCATTCACAGTCTCCATTCTCTACATTCTATGTATTTCAATCGTGACCTCAATGATTGGACTAGTAGTCGAAAAGAACAACCCAAGCATTTGGATCATTCATTTCGATATTACATTGTTTACAATTGTTACTACg GGAATAATAACTTCAGTATACTATGTGATTCATTCATGGGCAATACGTCACAAAAGACCTCTATACTTAGCGATATTTAAGCCTCTGTCTATTTTGATAGCAGTGGTTATGGGGACCATTTTTCTCAACGATTCTCTCTATCTCGGATG TTTGATTGGAGGAATTTTGATAACATTAGGCTTTTATGTTGTGATGTGGGGCAAAGCAAACgaagagaagaacaagttGTTATCATTTtcaggaaaagagaaaacccCTCTTCTATTGAGCGGCAAAAACGACcaaatttaa
- the UMAMIT47 gene encoding nodulin MtN21 /EamA-like transporter family protein, translated as MYVITGGIGIEYSNPTLASAIGNIVPALTFILAVIFRMEKVSFKERSSVAKVMGTILSLIGAFVVIFYHGPRVFVASSPPYLNFRQLSPPLSSSKSDWLIGGAILTIQGIFVSVSFILQGIITSVYYVIHSWAIRHKRPLYLAIFKPLSILIAVVMGTIFLNDSLYLGCLIGGILITLGFYVVMWGKANEEKNKLLSFSGKEKTPLLLSGKNDQI; from the exons ATGTATGTTATTACAGGAGGCATAGGCATCGAATACAGCAACCCAACCTTAGCCTCCGCCATAGGCAATATTGTTCCTGCTCTTACCTTCATCCTCGCTGTTATCTTcag GATGGAGAAAGTATCATTCAAAGAAAGGAGCAGTGTAGCCAAAGTGATGGGGACGATACTGTCACTAATAGGCGCATTTGTGGTGATTTTCTACCACGGTCCACGTGTCTTTGTCGCATCTTCTCCACCATATCTAAACTTCCGTCAGCTTTCTCCACCGTTGTCATCGTCAAAGTCTGATTGGCTCATCGGAGGAGCTATTCTTACCATACAAGGCATCTtcgtttctgtttcttttattctCCAG GGAATAATAACTTCAGTATACTATGTGATTCATTCATGGGCAATACGTCACAAAAGACCTCTATACTTAGCGATATTTAAGCCTCTGTCTATTTTGATAGCAGTGGTTATGGGGACCATTTTTCTCAACGATTCTCTCTATCTCGGATG TTTGATTGGAGGAATTTTGATAACATTAGGCTTTTATGTTGTGATGTGGGGCAAAGCAAACgaagagaagaacaagttGTTATCATTTtcaggaaaagagaaaacccCTCTTCTATTGAGCGGCAAAAACGACcaaatttaa
- the UMAMIT47 gene encoding nodulin MtN21 /EamA-like transporter family protein, which produces MEKVSFKERSSVAKVMGTILSLIGAFVVIFYHGPRVFVASSPPYLNFRQLSPPLSSSKSDWLIGGAILTIQGIFVSVSFILQTHIMREYPEAFTVSILYILCISIVTSMIGLVVEKNNPSIWIIHFDITLFTIVTTGIITSVYYVIHSWAIRHKRPLYLAIFKPLSILIAVVMGTIFLNDSLYLGCLIGGILITLGFYVVMWGKANEEKNKLLSFSGKEKTPLLLSGKNDQI; this is translated from the exons ATGGAGAAAGTATCATTCAAAGAAAGGAGCAGTGTAGCCAAAGTGATGGGGACGATACTGTCACTAATAGGCGCATTTGTGGTGATTTTCTACCACGGTCCACGTGTCTTTGTCGCATCTTCTCCACCATATCTAAACTTCCGTCAGCTTTCTCCACCGTTGTCATCGTCAAAGTCTGATTGGCTCATCGGAGGAGCTATTCTTACCATACAAGGCATCTtcgtttctgtttcttttattctCCAG ACACATATAATGAGAGAATATCCTGAAGCATTCACAGTCTCCATTCTCTACATTCTATGTATTTCAATCGTGACCTCAATGATTGGACTAGTAGTCGAAAAGAACAACCCAAGCATTTGGATCATTCATTTCGATATTACATTGTTTACAATTGTTACTACg GGAATAATAACTTCAGTATACTATGTGATTCATTCATGGGCAATACGTCACAAAAGACCTCTATACTTAGCGATATTTAAGCCTCTGTCTATTTTGATAGCAGTGGTTATGGGGACCATTTTTCTCAACGATTCTCTCTATCTCGGATG TTTGATTGGAGGAATTTTGATAACATTAGGCTTTTATGTTGTGATGTGGGGCAAAGCAAACgaagagaagaacaagttGTTATCATTTtcaggaaaagagaaaacccCTCTTCTATTGAGCGGCAAAAACGACcaaatttaa
- the UMAMIT47 gene encoding nodulin MtN21 /EamA-like transporter family protein (nodulin MtN21 /EamA-like transporter family protein; FUNCTIONS IN: molecular_function unknown; INVOLVED IN: biological_process unknown; LOCATED IN: membrane; EXPRESSED IN: 21 plant structures; EXPRESSED DURING: 13 growth stages; CONTAINS InterPro DOMAIN/s: Protein of unknown function DUF6, transmembrane (InterPro:IPR000620); BEST Arabidopsis thaliana protein match is: nodulin MtN21 /EamA-like transporter family protein (TAIR:AT3G28070.1); Has 2306 Blast hits to 2298 proteins in 379 species: Archae - 15; Bacteria - 874; Metazoa - 4; Fungi - 0; Plants - 1192; Viruses - 0; Other Eukaryotes - 221 (source: NCBI BLink).) has product MAGAVSLWRREAVFLTAMLAGETSIVGLSTLFKVATSKGLNIYPFLSYSYLLASLLLLPSLFFTNSASILSKIGLLGFLGSMYVITGGIGIEYSNPTLASAIGNIVPALTFILAVIFRMEKVSFKERSSVAKVMGTILSLIGAFVVIFYHGPRVFVASSPPYLNFRQLSPPLSSSKSDWLIGGAILTIQGIFVSVSFILQTHIMREYPEAFTVSILYILCISIVTSMIGLVVEKNNPSIWIIHFDITLFTIVTTGIITSVYYVIHSWAIRHKRPLYLAIFKPLSILIAVVMGTIFLNDSLYLGCLIGGILITLGFYVVMWGKANEEKNKLLSFSGKEKTPLLLSGKNDQI; this is encoded by the exons ATGGCCGGAGCAGTAAGCCTTTGGCGGAGAGAGGCCGTGTTCTTGACGGCGATGCTGGCAGGCGAAACCAGCATCGTCGGACTAAGTACTCTGTTTAAGGTAGCAACTTCAAAGGGACTCAACATTTACCCTTTCCTCAGCTATTCTtatcttcttgcttctcttctccttcttccttctctgttCTTCACCAACAG TGCCTCAATACTCTCTAAGATTGGACTTCTTGGCTTTCTAGG atcAATGTATGTTATTACAGGAGGCATAGGCATCGAATACAGCAACCCAACCTTAGCCTCCGCCATAGGCAATATTGTTCCTGCTCTTACCTTCATCCTCGCTGTTATCTTcag GATGGAGAAAGTATCATTCAAAGAAAGGAGCAGTGTAGCCAAAGTGATGGGGACGATACTGTCACTAATAGGCGCATTTGTGGTGATTTTCTACCACGGTCCACGTGTCTTTGTCGCATCTTCTCCACCATATCTAAACTTCCGTCAGCTTTCTCCACCGTTGTCATCGTCAAAGTCTGATTGGCTCATCGGAGGAGCTATTCTTACCATACAAGGCATCTtcgtttctgtttcttttattctCCAG ACACATATAATGAGAGAATATCCTGAAGCATTCACAGTCTCCATTCTCTACATTCTATGTATTTCAATCGTGACCTCAATGATTGGACTAGTAGTCGAAAAGAACAACCCAAGCATTTGGATCATTCATTTCGATATTACATTGTTTACAATTGTTACTACg GGAATAATAACTTCAGTATACTATGTGATTCATTCATGGGCAATACGTCACAAAAGACCTCTATACTTAGCGATATTTAAGCCTCTGTCTATTTTGATAGCAGTGGTTATGGGGACCATTTTTCTCAACGATTCTCTCTATCTCGGATG TTTGATTGGAGGAATTTTGATAACATTAGGCTTTTATGTTGTGATGTGGGGCAAAGCAAACgaagagaagaacaagttGTTATCATTTtcaggaaaagagaaaacccCTCTTCTATTGAGCGGCAAAAACGACcaaatttaa
- the UMAMIT45 gene encoding nodulin MtN21 /EamA-like transporter family protein (nodulin MtN21 /EamA-like transporter family protein; FUNCTIONS IN: molecular_function unknown; INVOLVED IN: biological_process unknown; LOCATED IN: membrane; CONTAINS InterPro DOMAIN/s: Protein of unknown function DUF6, transmembrane (InterPro:IPR000620); BEST Arabidopsis thaliana protein match is: nodulin MtN21 /EamA-like transporter family protein (TAIR:AT3G28070.1); Has 3176 Blast hits to 3164 proteins in 545 species: Archae - 32; Bacteria - 1658; Metazoa - 12; Fungi - 3; Plants - 1198; Viruses - 0; Other Eukaryotes - 273 (source: NCBI BLink).), with protein sequence MARTVSLWRREAVFLTAMLATETGVVGISTLFKVATSKGLNLYAFLGYSYLLASLLLLPSLFFTDRSRSLPPLSLSILSKIGLLGLLGSMYVITGYIGIEYSSPTLASAISNITPALTFILAIIFRMEKVSFKERSSVAKVMGTILSLIGALVVVLYHGPRVFVASSPPYINFRQLSPPLSSSNSDWLIGGALLTIRDIFVSVSFILQAKIMSTYPAAFTVSFLYIVSVSIVTSMIGLVVEKNNPSVWIIRFDITLITIVTMAIITSVYYVIHSWTVRHKGPLYLAIFKPLSILIAVVMSAVFLNDSLYLGCLIGGLLITLGFYAVMWGKANEEKDQLLLVSGKERTPLLLNG encoded by the exons ATGGCCCGGACAGTAAGTCTCTGGCGGAGAGAGGCCGTGTTCTTGACGGCCATGCTGGCGACAGAAACCGGCGTAGTCGGAATAAGTACTTTGTTTAAAGTAGCAACTTCAAAGGGACTCAATCTTTACGCTTTCCTCGGCTATTCTtatcttcttgcttctctccttcttcttccttctctgttCTTCACCGACAG GTCAAGATCACTTCCTCCACTAAGTTTGTCAATACTTTCTAAAATAGGACTTCTTGGATTGCTAGG ATCAATGTATGTGATCACAGGATACATAGGCATCGAATACAGCAGCCCAACCTTAGCCTCTGCCATTAGCAATATCACTCCTGCTCTTACCTTCATCCTCGCCATTATCTTCAG AATGGAAAAAGTATCTTTCAAAGAAAGGAGCAGTGTAGCCAAAGTGATGGGGACGATATTGTCGTTAATAGGCGCACTTGTTGTGGTTCTCTACCATGGTCCACGTGTCTTTGTTGCATCTTCTCCGCCGTATATAAACTTCCGTCAGCTTTCTCCGCCGTTATCATCTTCAAATTCAGATTGGCTCATCGGCGGAGCTCTTCTTACCATAAGAGAcatctttgtttctgtttctttcattctcCAG GCAAAAATAATGAGTACATATCCAGCAGCATTCACAGTCTCCTTCCTCTACATTGTATCGGTTTCAATCGTGACTTCAATGATTGGACTAGTAGTGGAAAAGAACAATCCAAGCGTTTGGATCATTCGATTTGATATTACTTTGATAACAATTGTAACTATG GCAATAATTACTTCAGTATACTATGTGATCCATTCATGGACAGTACGTCACAAAGGACCTCTATACTTAGCGATATTTAAGCCTTTGTCGATTTTAATAGCGGTGGTTATGAGCGCAGTTTTTCTCAACGATTCTCTCTATCTCGGATG TTTGATAGGAGGACTATTGATAACGTTGGGGTTTTACGCTGTGATGTGGGGTAAAGCAAACGAAGAGAAAGATCAATTGTTGTTAGTTTCAGGAAAAGAGAGAACCCCTCTTCTATTGAACGGCTAA